The nucleotide window TATGCGGTGATAGAGAATGTTACGCTTTTTTTCATCTTGCGATTCATTCACGGTATCGCATTTGGTGCGCTGACGACAGCGACGCTGACAGCCGTCAGTACCTCGCTCCCGCGCAAACGAACGGGCGAGGGCATTGGATACTTCTCCATGTGTATGACGCTCGGTATCGTTATTGGGCCGCTTTTGGCACTGTCTATCATTGAAAAGTTCGGCTTTATCGCACTGTTTTTGGCGTGTGATCTGTTGGCATTTGCTATCGTGATGCTCGCGGTTCTGATGCGTTCGTGCTATGGGAAAAAGGCAGGCGAAAAGCAACCGCTTTCACTTCGAACGTTGTTTGAAAAAACGACAATACCGCTTGGTATCATTGGGATGTGTCCGACGTTTGCTTTTGCGGGTATCGCGACGTTTATTACGCTGTTTGCGCAGGGACTGGGGCTCTTGCCGTATGCCGCATATTATTTCTTGGTATCGGCGTTTGTCATACTCATATCGCGACCGTTCGTGGGACGAGCCTTCGATCGCATCAATGCCGATATTCTTATATATCCGTCTGTTATCATTATGGCCATCGGTCTGGCGATGCTTGCTATGGCAGAAACGGGCGCAGATATCTTGTGGAGCGGTGTGCTTATCGGACTTGGAAATGGCACGCTTTTTTCGTGCCTGCAAGCGCTCGTTATTCGAAATGCGCCTGTCGGCAGAACGGGGGCGGCTTCATCGACATTCTTTATCCTGTTCGATATCGGAAGTGCGGTCGGTTCCTTCTGCTTGGGCATCGTTGCACAAGAAACAAGCTATGTTGTGATGTATTTCGTTACATCGTTCGTTGCAGCTATGACAGGGGTATTCTATTATTTTTGGCGAAGAAATAACAAGGAAGCATGATAATGCTTCCTTGTTTCATGAAGTGAATCTTGTTATGAAAGGAGATGATAGTTACGGATCAAAACCAAAAAACAGTACCATTCACAGTCAATAACAAAGAGATCATGGCAGCACGCATGGCGTTTTTTATACCGAGTTTTGCCATGTCTACCTGGGCTCCGATGATACCGATCGTGAAAGCTCGTCTGAACCTAGATGCGGATATTCTGGGGATACTGCTCTTATGTATTGGTGTCAGTGCACTTGTTGTCATGCCAGTATCGTCGATGCTTGCTCGGCAGTTCGGATGCCGAACGGTGATCGCCGCAGGTGGTGTGCTGTCAGGGGTGAGTCTTGTGCCGTTGTCTTTCCTCGATAGTGTGTTGGGATATGGTATTGTTCTATTGTTATTTGGTGCAGCGCTTGGAATTGCAGATGTGACGATGAATATCAATGCTGTCGTTGTGGAGATCGCCGCTAAACGAAGATTGTTGAGCAGTATGCAGGCGTTCTGGAGTATCGGTTGTTTGACTGGTGTCGGATGTTTTGCATTTCTGGCATCATTTGGTATGTCTGTAGAGATGATCGCAATATTGCATTCTTTGGCTATATTGGCAATCGTTGGATACTATGGACGTGGATGGCTTACGTATCGGAGTGAGAATACGAAAAAAACATTCGTTATGCCTCGCGGTATCATAAGCATATTCGGTATCGTCATGGGGATATTGTTTCTTGTGGAAGGTGCAGTCATGGACTGGAGCGGTATCTTTCTTGCGGAAGAAAAACATATTGATATTTCTCTTGCCGGGATCGGTTATGCTCTGTTTTCGGCGGCAACGCTCTTTATGCGTCTTTTGGGCGATAAAATAGTACATATGCTTGGGGAGAAAACAGTCCTTTTAGGCGGCAGTGTTCTGGCGATGATTGGAGTAAGCATATTGGCATGGAGTGACAGCATTTATTTGAGTGGGACATCGTTTGCACTGATAGGGATAGGCTGTGCTAATATCATCCCAATCATATATTCTATGGTAAAATATCAGAAAACAATGCCAATCGGTGATGCTGTGGCATCGATCAGCTGTATCGGTTATATCGGTGTTATCTTAGGGCCTGCTTTATTGGGATTCGTAGCACAGACTATTGATATCAACGCTGTATTTGAGATGTTGGTTTGGTTGATGCTGCTGGAAGCGGGTTTGGCGAAATATATATTCATTAGATTAGAGCGATAAATGGAATATAAAAAGATACAAAACCACCCGTTTAAAGGGTGGTTTTGTATTATTCGGACAATATGCTGTTGATACGTTCGCAAAGAAGTTCTGCTATTTGCAAAAGGTTATGTTTGCTCGTGTAGCAGATTTCTGCCGATTGTGTAGTCGCTAGGTCGACTGCCTTTTTTGTGCAGGCATGTGACACGTGATTCGTATTGACGAGTAAGATATCGGTCGTCATTAGTTTTGCACCATCAAAATCCTGATTACCGAGGAAACGAAGATGCGGGAATGATTCAGCAGCCTTTTTCTGCCACGTGGGACTGCCTCCGATGACGCTGACGGTCAGCGTACGGGATAGGCGGTTCAGCTCTGCGATAAGTGGGTCTGTAGAGGGAACATCGTCTTGTACTTCTATATCCTCGACGACTTCGGAAGGAAACGGTGCGGGTCGCAGGCGAAGAAGTTCATCTTGTTGTGTACGTTCACGCTCCATCAACGCAAGATAACGTGTTTGCGATTCTTCCCATTTGGCTGTGAGTACCTGTATTTGCTTGTCTTTGGCAGACAGCAGTGTGGTCAGTTCGCTGATTTTCTCTTCGAGTGCGTGTTGATGCGCAAACTGATCTTTGCGCTGTTTTTGCGCGGCACGATGAAGCGATTTTACACGTTTGCTCGGAGAATCGTCTTCGGCTGGCGGGATAGACGTACTTTTTTTCAGCGTTGCTATCTCGCGTCGGAGAGAAGCGATCTCCGTTTGTTGGCGTTTGTTGTCTGCTTGCGCTTGCCGAAGCGTATTTCTTAGTGCTGTGATCTCATCGGACTTTTCGGTGACACGCGCTTCTGCCGAGAGTACGAGCTCTGTCATTTGACTGCAAAGCGAGGTTAAAGAAGCGGTCTGTGCGGACAGAGATGCTTCTATATTATGCTGCTCTTTGATAAGTGTATCACGCTTATCAAAGAGGGCAAGACGTTTAGCTGCGAAAAGATCATCTTGTGTCATGAGTAACATCCTTTTTTCGGTAATGATTTATATTATTAGACATAACAAAGAAAAATACCTTTTCGGATGGATGTTGACAAGATACGGGCGCGTTGTTGTACAATGAAGATATCAAACAGAAACGAGGATGCAATATGAAAAAGATATGCTTATTGATAATGATATGGATGGTCGCTCTGTCAGCTGTCTGCTGTGCTTATCAAGTCGATGAAACGAAGTGGGAACGCATCGAAGCAGACTGCGACCTTTTCTATGAAACGGCAACCGTTACCAGAGAGAATGGCGTTTGTCAAATGACTGTCTTGATGGCAACCAAAGGCGATGCGAAATATCTCATATCCGACTATCAGATCTATCGTGACACACGGACCATCGTCACAGTAAAACATGATATCTACGATTACGAAACAGACCGCAAAGTACACACTGTGCGTTATCCGTCATATTCGCCCAAGCATGTACCGCTCCAACTGCATGATGTCGGAGAAGAACTGTATCGTGTGGCATGGCCGGAAAAATGATATAACAAAGAGCATCGAGTTTTTTCGATGCTCTTTTACGTTTCCGTATGTGCTTATTTTACGATGACGGCGGTGCCCGATGCGCTTACCATGAGCATGCCGTTGTTTTGACCGATGACTTCATAGTCGATATCAATACCGATGATGGCATTGGCACCAAGCTTTTCGGCACGCTGCATCATTTCTTTGATGGCTTCTTCGCGTGCTTCTGCCAGTTCGGCTTCGTAAGTACCGCTGCGTCCGCCGAATACATCGCGCAGACCGGAGAAGATATCTTTGATGAAGTTGACGCCTGCTACGACTTCGCCGAATACGAGGCCTTTGTATTCAACGATCTCTTTACCTTGGATAGTTGCTGTGGTAGTGGTTATCATGATACGCCCTCCTTGATGATATCGTTATATCATAGTTTCTATTATGTAGAGGCAGTTTCCTTCTTTACCGGTGTAAGGGAAATAAAAAAAGACGTTTTTGAGTGGTTCAAAAACGTCTTTTGCATTCAAATGGTGATCCAGGAGAGATTCGAACTCCCGACCCACGGCTTAGAAGGCCGTTGCTCTATCCAACTGAGCTACTGGACCGTATGTAAGATTGGTCGGAGCAGCAGGATTCGAACCTGCGACCCCCTGGTCCCAAGCCAGGTGCTCTACCAAACTGAGCCATGCCCCGATGTCACAACAAATATAATACAATATATACAGTCGATTGTCAAATGCTTTTTTCTTTATTGTCGATTTTTTTACGGTTGCTTCGGATAGGCTATTTATCACAAGGTAGGTGGCTGTTGATGGGGTGGCATAAGACTGTGTGGGCTATGATGCTGGCTGTTATCATATGTTGTATATGCTGTGTATGTGTGTTTGCTGATGGGAGCGGAGAGATGCGATCCATTCGGCAGATGGCGGGGAGAGATGATTCGGTGCGTACTATCGTATGGCAGAGTGATGTACTTGATGAGCGGGCGAGGCTTTTATATCGGCGATACGGAGATGCGGCTGTGCGAGAGATGTGCCCCGAGGGCGAGCGATGCGTCGTTGGGGATGAGGTGTTTTTTCGCTATCAGGCAGAGATCAATGGTCTTGTACAAGGGGAGGAATACGAGTATTGTGTCGTAAACGGAGAGGATGCTGTATGGCATCGTTTTCGTGTGGCTGATGGCAGGTATACGGCATTTATTTTTACCGATTCGCAATGCGGTGGAGATTATCGCGTATGGCAGGAGGTCGTACAGGCGGCAAGAAGAGAGATGATTTCGGCAGAGTTGTGCTTGCATCTCGGCGACTTGGTCGATTGCGGCGCAGCGCGGTATCAATGGGAGAGATGGCTGACAGGTGCAGAGGAGGTGTTTTTGTCGTGTGTGTTCGCGCCGACGCTCGGCAACCATGAGGATTATGCGACCGATTGGCAAATGTCGCTCCCTCATTGGTATCGTGCGCTGTTTCCTGTGGTGAAGAACGATGAGGCAGAGCTTGACGGCTATGCGTATTCGTTTGATTATGGCGATGTGCATTATGTGGTGCTTGATACGCAAGCGGAGGAGTTGGCTGCATGGAAGAATGATTGGGTAAGTAGACAGGCTGTGTGGCTAAAACGTGATCTGGCACAGTCAAGTGCGCGGTGGAAGGTTGTCTTGTGCCACAAGCCATTCTATGAGATGGACGGTACGCTGACAGAGCATGGTATAGCGTGGATGCCTGTTTGTCAAAAGTACGGTGTACGATTGGTGCTGTCAGGGCATCATCATATCTATGCGCGTAAGGTAGTCGAGGGTATGACGATAATTACGGCAGGTGTTAGTGGTGACGGCACGGGATATGATGTGCAGGGTGATGGAGCGAATCAGGTTGCAAAGAGATGCGATATGCCGACTTATATGACGATGACGGTCATGCATGATATGCTTCGGTTACGGGCAGTACAGATGGATGGCGTAGTCATAGATGAGGTAACGATTTCTTCATAAGAATGACAATATAGAAGAAAGTTCTTTTCATAAGAGCCAATTCTTGATACAATAAAATGAAATGCTTTTTTATTTTAAGAAGCAGTCTGCGATTTGATAAGATACGATAAAACGATCATCAACATAGATAAGGATGGGGACTATGAAAAAATATTTGATTTTGACGTATGGTTGCCAAATGAACGAAAACGATTCACAGCGATTGGGCGGACTTTTGCAGAAGATCGGCTATGAAGAAACGACTGTTATGGAGGATGCTGATGCGATTCTTCTCAATACGTGCTGTGTTCGTGAGAGTGCGGAACTGAAAATATATGGTAAGATCGGTGAGTTGAAAGGCTTGAAACGCAATAAACCGTCGCTCATCGTTGGCGTGTGCGGTTGTATGGCGCAAAAAAATCAGAAGGCGCTGTTTAAACGTGCACCGCATATTGATTTTGTCGTCGGACCGAACAACCTTCATGATGTACCGAATATTATCGCACAGATAGGTGAAGAACGTAAACATATCTTGGCTACGGACGATATCATCAATACTGAGTCGGATCATGTACCGACGGTGCGCAAGCAAGGTATGACGGCATGGGTACCTATTATGTACGGCTGTAATAATTTCTGCACGTATTGTATCGTGCCGTATGTACGCGGTCGTGAGCGCAGTCGTACGATCGCTGAAATTTGTGCGGAGATCGAAGGCTTGGCACAAGAAGGCTGCCGTGAGGTCACGCTTCTTGGTCAGAATGTCAATTCGTACGGCAAGGGCACGGATGAGGGTGATTTTGCCGATCTGTTGCGTGCAGTAAATGAGATAAAAGGGATCGAACGTATCCGCTACATGACGTCGCATCCGCGCGATATGAGCCAGCGTGTTATCGACGCAGTACGTGATTGCGAGAAGGTGTGCGATCATTTCCATTTGCCAGTACAGGCGGGCAGTGATATTCTTCTCAAACGTATGAACCGCGGATATACGACG belongs to Selenomonadales bacterium and includes:
- a CDS encoding metallophosphoesterase, with the protein product MRSIRQMAGRDDSVRTIVWQSDVLDERARLLYRRYGDAAVREMCPEGERCVVGDEVFFRYQAEINGLVQGEEYEYCVVNGEDAVWHRFRVADGRYTAFIFTDSQCGGDYRVWQEVVQAARREMISAELCLHLGDLVDCGAARYQWERWLTGAEEVFLSCVFAPTLGNHEDYATDWQMSLPHWYRALFPVVKNDEAELDGYAYSFDYGDVHYVVLDTQAEELAAWKNDWVSRQAVWLKRDLAQSSARWKVVLCHKPFYEMDGTLTEHGIAWMPVCQKYGVRLVLSGHHHIYARKVVEGMTIITAGVSGDGTGYDVQGDGANQVAKRCDMPTYMTMTVMHDMLRLRAVQMDGVVIDEVTISS
- a CDS encoding MFS transporter, yielding MIVTDQNQKTVPFTVNNKEIMAARMAFFIPSFAMSTWAPMIPIVKARLNLDADILGILLLCIGVSALVVMPVSSMLARQFGCRTVIAAGGVLSGVSLVPLSFLDSVLGYGIVLLLFGAALGIADVTMNINAVVVEIAAKRRLLSSMQAFWSIGCLTGVGCFAFLASFGMSVEMIAILHSLAILAIVGYYGRGWLTYRSENTKKTFVMPRGIISIFGIVMGILFLVEGAVMDWSGIFLAEEKHIDISLAGIGYALFSAATLFMRLLGDKIVHMLGEKTVLLGGSVLAMIGVSILAWSDSIYLSGTSFALIGIGCANIIPIIYSMVKYQKTMPIGDAVASISCIGYIGVILGPALLGFVAQTIDINAVFEMLVWLMLLEAGLAKYIFIRLER
- a CDS encoding MFS transporter is translated as MKELITRNYVLLCISNFLQFIIHFLLITALPIFVGEVLGGSDSQVGLVIGMYMIGAVMIRPFIGRWMDVYDQKKILAMVAVSFLLPLTCYAVIENVTLFFILRFIHGIAFGALTTATLTAVSTSLPRKRTGEGIGYFSMCMTLGIVIGPLLALSIIEKFGFIALFLACDLLAFAIVMLAVLMRSCYGKKAGEKQPLSLRTLFEKTTIPLGIIGMCPTFAFAGIATFITLFAQGLGLLPYAAYYFLVSAFVILISRPFVGRAFDRINADILIYPSVIIMAIGLAMLAMAETGADILWSGVLIGLGNGTLFSCLQALVIRNAPVGRTGAASSTFFILFDIGSAVGSFCLGIVAQETSYVVMYFVTSFVAAMTGVFYYFWRRNNKEA
- the miaB gene encoding tRNA (N6-isopentenyl adenosine(37)-C2)-methylthiotransferase MiaB, which encodes MGTMKKYLILTYGCQMNENDSQRLGGLLQKIGYEETTVMEDADAILLNTCCVRESAELKIYGKIGELKGLKRNKPSLIVGVCGCMAQKNQKALFKRAPHIDFVVGPNNLHDVPNIIAQIGEERKHILATDDIINTESDHVPTVRKQGMTAWVPIMYGCNNFCTYCIVPYVRGRERSRTIAEICAEIEGLAQEGCREVTLLGQNVNSYGKGTDEGDFADLLRAVNEIKGIERIRYMTSHPRDMSQRVIDAVRDCEKVCDHFHLPVQAGSDILLKRMNRGYTTEYYRDLVRRIREANPNATLTTDLIVGFPGETDELFEETLAFVKEMRYDAAYTFLYSKRSGTPAAEMDEQVDIKVKKARLQKLMDMQNENSLELNQAYVGRIVEVMVEGPSKSDEQTWTGRTTGNKIILWPYVGTEKVGDLVNVRVDVAQTWLLKGTLQERG
- a CDS encoding YbjQ family protein — translated: MMITTTTATIQGKEIVEYKGLVFGEVVAGVNFIKDIFSGLRDVFGGRSGTYEAELAEAREEAIKEMMQRAEKLGANAIIGIDIDYEVIGQNNGMLMVSASGTAVIVK